A window of Candidatus Acidiferrales bacterium genomic DNA:
AGCCGGCCGCGACGTCATGGAGGCAACGGCAGAAGCTCTGGACGCCATCTCGGGTTTTCTCGCTCGCCACGGGACCACCGCCTTTGTGCCTACCATGGTCAGCGCTGGCCTCAAAACCACGACGGAATGCGTGGCGGCATTGGCTGAACTTCTCGAACGTCGCGCATGGCCCGGCGCCCTGCCGCTGGGCATCCACATGGAGGGTCCCTTTATCAATCCCGAAAAGCGAGGGACGCACCGGCCCGAAAATATCGTCTCTCCGGAGCTCGAGACTTTTCGGAATTGGGTCGAGCGCGCGCGGGGCAAACTCCGCATCCTCACGATCGCTCCGGAGCTGCCCGGCACCATCGAAATCCTGCGCGAGGCAAGGAGTCGCGATATCCTGGTGGGCATCGGCCATTCGAACGCCACCTATGCGGAAGCTCAGGAGGCGATCGCTGCCGGCGCGACCCACGGCATCCATCTCTTCAACGCCATGCGACCGTTGTCTCACCGCGACCCCGGTATTGTCGCTGCCGTGCTGGCCAGCGATGCCATCTACGCCGAGTTGATCGCCGACGGGGTACATCTGGACCCGGTCGTCGTAAGCTTGGCTGCCCATCTGAAGAGCTTTGATCGCCTCCTGCTCATTACCGACGCCACCAGCGCGACCGGGATGCCGGACGGCACCTATCAGCTCGGCACACTGAAAGTTCAAGTCAAAGACGGAGTCTCGCGCGACTCGGAGGGGCGCCTGGCGGGAAGCACCCTTACCCAGGACGTGGCGGTGCGCAACGTTATGAGCTGGACAGGTTGCTCTATGACGCAAGCGTTACGTGCGGCAACTTTGAATCCAGCCACCTTGCTTCGATGCGATGGCCGGAAAGGGATGCTTCGCGAGGGTGCCGACGCGGATTTGGTTATCCTCGACGGGGCCTGTCGAGTTGTCCACACGCTCGTGGGAGGTCAAACGGTTTTCTCGGCTTTGTAGGTATCACGTAGGGGCGTGTCTTCTTTGTAGGTATGATGTAGGGGCGTGTCTTCAGACCGCCCCAGGCAAAGGGCAAAGGGCAAGCTGAAGCTTGCCCCTACTGCTGCGAAAATTCCGTCGCGCGGCGGAAGCCTTCCACGTAATGGCCCTCTCTTTTCGGCGCTTGCGCGCGAATGTCGTTCTTGAATTTGGCCAGTTCCGCCGGGTCCCATTCGGGCCGGTACTTCTTCCAGGCGGAACTCATCTGGCTCGTGTGCTTTGCCAAAGCTTCCACCTTGGCGTACATAAAGCCGTCGATATTCACCCAGTAGTTCTCTTCCGTCTTTGCCGCGTAGTAGAAGAGAAAGAGCGGCACTTCATAGGGCTTAAGCCCTTCATAGAGGTAGTGCTCGGGGAAGTTCAGGTGAAAGCCAGCGGTGCGGATCGCGTCCAGCGTGATGATGCCTGCCATCCGGTGGTCGGTCTTGTGCCACTTTTCGTATGTCTCGCCGGGATCCACGGCCATGACGACATCGGGGCGATACTTCCGGACCAGATGCACGACCTGGCGCAACAAGGGCTGCGGCGGCACATACTCCAGTTCGCCGTCGTTGTAGCCAAGCCAGATGATGTTCTCCTTGGCGATGCCGAGCGTTTGAGCAGCCGCCGTTTCTTCGCCTTTGCGAATCGCCGCCAGGCGGCCGGCAGTCATTTCCAGATCACCGGAACCTTTGTTGCCGTTCGTGTAGAGAACAAGTAGAACGCGGTTCCCCTGCTTGGCCAGCATCGCCAGGGTTCCGCCACAGCAGAGCGCGTCATCGTCCGGATGGGGTGAAAAAAACATCACCGTCTTGCCTGTCCACTTCTCGATCGGTTCAGGTGTCTGGGCCGTGGCTAAAACCGCCACCGTGAGGATAACCAAGGCGAGAGAGAAAAACCGTGTCATAAGAATGCCTCCATTGGATGCTGAACTTGTTTCACATTCTCACTCTGCTGCCAGCCCGGGTCGGGCAGCCGGCGCCGGAAATGGCCAAACTTTGCGCCGATGCGCCACGACAAGATAAACGATAACCCCGGTCACCATCACGCTGGCACCATAAAAGATGTAGCGCGCGCCGGTTGAAACGAAAACGTAGATCCATCCGGCAAAAGCAACCAAACTCGGCAGCGGATAAAGCCACATCTTGAAAGGGCGGCGAACCTCTGGCCGGTAGATCCGGAGGAGGGCCACGGCGAAGATTTGCCCTACAAACTGGATCAGGATGCGGGCGGCCATCAAAGCATTGATCACCGTCGCGAGGTTAAAGAAACTGGCCAGAACCGCCATCCCGCCGACAACCAGCAAAGAAATATGCGGAAAACCATGGCTGTGCAGCTTGGCGAAAGGCCGGAAAAAGTTTCCGTCCAGCGCGGCAGCATAGGGGATTCGGGAATAGCCCAACAACAACGCAAAGATGGAGGCGAACGCCGTCCAGAGAACCATCAGCGAGAGAAGCACGCCGGCCCAGGGACCATACACTCGAGCCATCATCTCCGAGACGGGATAGGGCGAGCGGATCACCTCCCCATACGGCACGACCCCCAGCAACACCAGGTTCATCAGCAAGTCAATCGCGAATACTCCCAGCACCGAAAGGATGACGGCCCGCGGGATGGTGCGAGGCGGATCCAGCACTTCGTCGCCGAGGGAGCACGCCTGGTTGTAACCCAGGAAACAGTACATGACATAAACACTGGCCGCTCCCAGACCCACAAAGAAGTTCCTATCCGCTGCAAACGCGCCGGGCGGAAAAGAGAAAGCGCGAGTGGCATCGAACTTCACGAGGCCGGTGACGATCACCCAGCCCACGGTGACGAGCATGCCGATCCACAGTGCCAGCATGAGCTTGGCGATGTCAGTGATTTTGCGATAGAGGAGGATGATCGCCAGCACTCCCACCCCGGCCGCCATGAACTTCATCTCGGTCGGCGTCAGGTCCTTCTTCAGAAAACTGAGATATTGCACGAAGCCGATATTTCCGGACGCAATCTCCAGCGGCCCGCTCCAGATAAACTGCCAGATAAAAAGGAACGACATCAAACGTCCCCACCGTGCCGGCCCGTAGCCTTCGCGGAGAAAAATATAAGCGCCGCCGGAGCCCGGCAGCGCCGCGCCCAGCTCGCTGAGCACCAAGCCATCCATAATGGCGAGCACGGCGCCGACCACCCACCCCAGCATGGCCTGGGGTCCACCCATCGCACCGACGATCAACGGAAAGGTGATGAAGGGTCCGATGCCCACCATGTTGGACATGTTGATGGAGGTGGCGTTCAGAAGCGTTAACTTGCGCTGGAGCTTGGGTCCTTCGGATTCCATAAGTGCCTCATCGAGACAACCTCGCTCATATGTTTCTGACAATGTTTCTGCGATGGCGACCGAGCCGGAAGGTGCTGCGCGGCTGAGCCCATCACCGCTCCTCCCGGGGCCGCTCCGTGGCCGACGGGTGGCGCCGCAATTCTCTCTCGAGGAACACCTTCACATTCTTCCGAGCTGCGAACGCGGTCGTTCCGCCCAGCCCTGTCACGGCAAGCGCGCCGCAGGCGTTGGCAAACCGCAGACACTCCTCGAGCGGCGCTCCGCCAACAAAACGAAAGACGAAGCCGGCGTCAAAGGTATCGCCCGCTCCCGTTGACTCGAGAAATTTGGCCGGCAATGCGGGCGCTTCCATGACCCTGGCACCGGCTCCGAGCACAGCGCCTTTCTCCCCGCGCTTCACGACGACAATGGGCACGATTTTCGCCAGTGCATCCAGAGCGCGATGCAGGTCACGTTCGGCGGTGATCCGCAGCGCCTCGTCCTCATTGGGCAGGAAAATGTCAACGTGGGGGAGGATAGCTTTGAGACCCGAGTCCCATTGCTCGCTCGGATCCCAATTGGTGTCGAGCGAGGTTGTCAGCCCCAGTTTCTTCGCGCGGCGAAACAGGGTGGCGGCGCCCGCTTGCAGGTTCTTTTGCAAGAAGAAGCAGCCTACATGGAGGTGGCGAGCCGAACGGAGGTAGTCAAAAGGAATATCGCGCAGTCGCAACGCCGCAATCGTGCCCGTGCAGGTCACCATGGACTTGTGCGGAGGCATGAACATGGTCACCGTGATTCCCGTCGGGGTGTTGCGGCTCCGTCGCAGGTGACGCAGGTCGATTTTTTGCTCGCGCAATCGCTTGAAGAGATAATCGCCAAGAGCATCCTTGCCCAGCACAGTCACAAAACCTACTTTTGCCCCTAACGCGGCGAGATTGTAAGCGAAAATTGCCGACGAGCCCCCGAAGGTGAAAAGCATCCGTTCCGCTAACTTTTCTTTCTCCAGCTCCGGAAAGGGATGGTTCCAGAGGATCAACTCGGCGTTCACTTCGCCGCAGACCACAACGTCCAGCTTCTTCATCGGCCCTGCCGTTCGATCTCTCTCGCTTGCCAGTAGCGTCAAATTGCCGACCTCTTTTACCATCCAGTTGCCGTGGTCGTCCAGGCCCACAAGCGCCCTGGCGAGCCAAGCCCTGCCCACGGGGTCGCCTGCAAGATTCCTCTTCCGCTCTTGAACGGATTGTCCTACGATGACGCACTCACACGAGTAGAGTCCTCAAGTAAGTTTGGAATCAGGAGGGAGTCGAATGCGAACGAGTCGCCTGCTCGCCGTGCTGGTGCTCGCTTTTTTAGCCGCTGGTCTCTATGCGCAGCAAGCCCAGCCCCCGCAGCCGCCGGAAGACCCGACCCAGGCCATGGACAAAAAAATCCTGGCCGAGGTAGCCGAACGCAGCGAGCACATGAAGAGCTTGCAGCACCTCACCGACATGATTGGCCCGCGGCTTACGGGAACGGAGAAATTGAAACAGGCGAATGACTGGACAGCCGAGCGTTTCAAGGATTACGGCCTCGCCAACGTTCGCCTGGAAGCCTGGACGATTCCTCATTCCTGGCATCGCGGCACGGCTGCGGGCCGAATCCTCAAGCCGGCGACTCACCCGCTCACCCTGGCCTCCGCCGGCTGGTCGCCGAATACTAACGGGCCGATGCGCGGGCCGGTGGTCTATGTCAAGGCAGAGAAGGTGGAGGAATTGGAGCCATACCGGGGAAAACTGCGCGGTGCGATCGTTATCACCACGGAATACAAGCCGCCTGCCCCGGGAATTCCGCCCGCTAAGCCGGAACGCCAGCGGCCGACGATCGTGCCACCCGAGCGCGATTTTCAAGCCATCCAAAAATTTCGCCAGCAGATGGAAGAATTTTTCAAAGTGGAAGGTGTCATCGCCGTGCTCCGAAATTCCAACAAGGAGCACGGGTTGCTCGACATGAGCGCCTCCGGCCGGGACTACCAGATCGGGCTGCTCCCCACCGCCTTTGTCACCCGCGAAGGCTACGGCTTGATCTGGCGGTTGCTGGAAAGCAAGCAGCCGATGGAGGTCGAGATCGAAATCCGGGACAACGTCTTCAGCAAGGATCCGGTGACCGTGTACAACACAGTGGCAGAGATTCCGGGCGCCGAAAAGCCCGACGAATTCGTGCTCCTGGGTGCCCACCTCGATTCCTGGGACCTTGGAACCGGCGCTACCGACGACGGTACCGGCGTGGCGGCCGTGCTCGAAGCGGCCCGGGCGCTCAACGCGCTCGCCATCCACCCCAGGCGGACGATTCGCTTCGTCCTCTTCAGCGGCGAGGAGCAGGGCTTGCATGGCTCCAAAGCCTATGTGAAGGCTCACGAGGCCGAACTGCCGAAGATTTCCGCTGTCGTGGTCCATGATACCGGAACAGGCCGGGTGCGAAGCTTGAACTTGCAGGGTAACTACCAGTTGCGCGAAATCATGGACAAGGTTGTAGCGCCCTTGCGCTCGATTGGTTTTGAGGAGCTGAGCTTGCGCAGCGTGGGCGGTTCCGACCACACTTCGTTCAACACGGCCGGTGTGCCCGGCTTTTTCTGCGACCAGGATGGCGCGGAATATAACAAGACTCACCACTCCCAATCGGATACCTTCGACAAAGTTTGGAAGGATGACCTGATGGAAGGCGCTCAGGTGCTGGGGGTGGTTGTCTACAATATTGCTCAATTGCCGGAATTGTTGCCGCGCAAAACTCCTCCGCCGGAAGCACAACCAGCCCGCCGGTAGGAGCCAGAGCGTAAATGTCGCGGCGAGCGGCTGCTCCCCCCTAATCCTGCTAATCGCTAACGGGACATGTAGGGGCGAACGACCGTTCGCCCTACGGTTGCTTTGCGAAGCAAAAGGTGGGATCCGTAGGATCTATGGGGACAAGAAAGAATGGCACGCCTGGGCGGATTCGCTTGTCCTGCCTGCCCTGATGCCGCGAGGGCGGGACGAAGGGATCCCGCAGAGCCGGAGAAGGGAACCGCCGACCTCTGGCTCCGGAGGACAGCACAAATTCACTAACTTGTTGGTTTCTCAGACGCCTTCCTTGGTCTGCCCACAAGTTTTGTTCACTTAATCGCTCTCTAACATGCCTGCGTTGGTCATTGCGAACGTAAGCCTCTTCTGACCGCGGCATATACAAACACCGCCTCGCCAAAGTTTTTTTCGTCGAGTATCTTCAACTTGCCAGTGCGGAACCGGTAGAACCGGTAAGCTCGAGCCACGTCATCCCTGTTGACGCTCGCCTTCCAGCTCGCATACGCCGGGAAGCGTTTCCCGTACAACTGTTCTGCCTTCCTCGCTTGAGGTCCCCTGGTCTGACTGCAGCTTCCGAAAAGCTGCAAGCCTTGGTCGGGGCCGCGCCATTTCTGAGAGGAGGAGAAGATGGCCATAGCCATGGACGAGTTCCTCGATAGGTTTCGACAGTGGAGTGAACTGGGATGCGAGAGGAAATACAGTTCGAGCTCGTCGGAGTAGCAGAAGTACGCGGTGTTGATATGCGCACGATTGCCGCCCGTGACGGTGGAGATGGAGCAGAGGAGGTTGTCTTTGAGAATACGGAAAACACTTCTCCGTACTCGCTCCTCGGAGAGTCCTTTCGTCGCAATCCGCAGGCCCATGACGTTGCACGAACCAATGCTCGCGAGCCTCGTTCGATTCATCGCACAGCCCCCTTCGTTCCCTGCCCGCAGCAGGCAGGTCGGTGTGCTGCACGGTACACGCATGGGCGTGCTCTGGCGAGCAGCCTGACAGCCGCGCTCAGGGGCGGCGGTTGTAAGCCGCCCATGCCCCGCCCACTGCGACGCGTTCTTGGCCGGCGCTTGCCCGCGACATGCCCGGAGGGTCAGCGGGTAGGCGGCTCAGAGTCATACCTGGCCCTGCTGCTTCATGAAAGCTTCTGCACGCTTCGCTAGCTCCGCGGGCGGGACGTCCTCAAT
This region includes:
- a CDS encoding PIG-L family deacetylase, producing MTRFFSLALVILTVAVLATAQTPEPIEKWTGKTVMFFSPHPDDDALCCGGTLAMLAKQGNRVLLVLYTNGNKGSGDLEMTAGRLAAIRKGEETAAAQTLGIAKENIIWLGYNDGELEYVPPQPLLRQVVHLVRKYRPDVVMAVDPGETYEKWHKTDHRMAGIITLDAIRTAGFHLNFPEHYLYEGLKPYEVPLFLFYYAAKTEENYWVNIDGFMYAKVEALAKHTSQMSSAWKKYRPEWDPAELAKFKNDIRAQAPKREGHYVEGFRRATEFSQQ
- a CDS encoding M20/M25/M40 family metallo-hydrolase codes for the protein MRTSRLLAVLVLAFLAAGLYAQQAQPPQPPEDPTQAMDKKILAEVAERSEHMKSLQHLTDMIGPRLTGTEKLKQANDWTAERFKDYGLANVRLEAWTIPHSWHRGTAAGRILKPATHPLTLASAGWSPNTNGPMRGPVVYVKAEKVEELEPYRGKLRGAIVITTEYKPPAPGIPPAKPERQRPTIVPPERDFQAIQKFRQQMEEFFKVEGVIAVLRNSNKEHGLLDMSASGRDYQIGLLPTAFVTREGYGLIWRLLESKQPMEVEIEIRDNVFSKDPVTVYNTVAEIPGAEKPDEFVLLGAHLDSWDLGTGATDDGTGVAAVLEAARALNALAIHPRRTIRFVLFSGEEQGLHGSKAYVKAHEAELPKISAVVVHDTGTGRVRSLNLQGNYQLREIMDKVVAPLRSIGFEELSLRSVGGSDHTSFNTAGVPGFFCDQDGAEYNKTHHSQSDTFDKVWKDDLMEGAQVLGVVVYNIAQLPELLPRKTPPPEAQPARR
- a CDS encoding carbohydrate kinase family protein; the encoded protein is MGRAWLARALVGLDDHGNWMVKEVGNLTLLASERDRTAGPMKKLDVVVCGEVNAELILWNHPFPELEKEKLAERMLFTFGGSSAIFAYNLAALGAKVGFVTVLGKDALGDYLFKRLREQKIDLRHLRRSRNTPTGITVTMFMPPHKSMVTCTGTIAALRLRDIPFDYLRSARHLHVGCFFLQKNLQAGAATLFRRAKKLGLTTSLDTNWDPSEQWDSGLKAILPHVDIFLPNEDEALRITAERDLHRALDALAKIVPIVVVKRGEKGAVLGAGARVMEAPALPAKFLESTGAGDTFDAGFVFRFVGGAPLEECLRFANACGALAVTGLGGTTAFAARKNVKVFLERELRRHPSATERPREER
- a CDS encoding APC family permease; the encoded protein is MESEGPKLQRKLTLLNATSINMSNMVGIGPFITFPLIVGAMGGPQAMLGWVVGAVLAIMDGLVLSELGAALPGSGGAYIFLREGYGPARWGRLMSFLFIWQFIWSGPLEIASGNIGFVQYLSFLKKDLTPTEMKFMAAGVGVLAIILLYRKITDIAKLMLALWIGMLVTVGWVIVTGLVKFDATRAFSFPPGAFAADRNFFVGLGAASVYVMYCFLGYNQACSLGDEVLDPPRTIPRAVILSVLGVFAIDLLMNLVLLGVVPYGEVIRSPYPVSEMMARVYGPWAGVLLSLMVLWTAFASIFALLLGYSRIPYAAALDGNFFRPFAKLHSHGFPHISLLVVGGMAVLASFFNLATVINALMAARILIQFVGQIFAVALLRIYRPEVRRPFKMWLYPLPSLVAFAGWIYVFVSTGARYIFYGASVMVTGVIVYLVVAHRRKVWPFPAPAARPGLAAE
- the nagA gene encoding N-acetylglucosamine-6-phosphate deacetylase, which translates into the protein MASTRLVVEAGTLLTPAQEIPEARIQIADGHIEKLGSREAITVPPGYSVLDAGRFTVAPGMIDLHIHGAAGRDVMEATAEALDAISGFLARHGTTAFVPTMVSAGLKTTTECVAALAELLERRAWPGALPLGIHMEGPFINPEKRGTHRPENIVSPELETFRNWVERARGKLRILTIAPELPGTIEILREARSRDILVGIGHSNATYAEAQEAIAAGATHGIHLFNAMRPLSHRDPGIVAAVLASDAIYAELIADGVHLDPVVVSLAAHLKSFDRLLLITDATSATGMPDGTYQLGTLKVQVKDGVSRDSEGRLAGSTLTQDVAVRNVMSWTGCSMTQALRAATLNPATLLRCDGRKGMLREGADADLVILDGACRVVHTLVGGQTVFSAL